One region of Heterodontus francisci isolate sHetFra1 unplaced genomic scaffold, sHetFra1.hap1 HAP1_SCAFFOLD_61, whole genome shotgun sequence genomic DNA includes:
- the LOC137363452 gene encoding histone H4, translating into MSGRGKGGKGLGKGGAKRHRKVLRDNIQGITKPAIRRLARRGGVKRISGLIYEETRGVLKVFLENVIRDAVTYTEHAKRKTVTAMDVVYALKRQGRTLYGFGG; encoded by the coding sequence atgtctggcagaggtaaaggaggcaaaggactgggcaaaggcggagcaaagcggcaccggaaagtgcttcgtgataatatccaaggcatcaccaaaccagcaatccgccgcctggctcgccgtggcggggtcaagcggatctcgggtttgatctatgaggagactcgcggggtgttgaaggttttcctggagaatgtgatcagggatgcagtcacctacactgagcacgccaagcgcaagacggtcactgccatggatgtggtgtacgctctgaaacggcagggccgcactctctacggattcggcggttga